The following DNA comes from Sediminitomix flava.
GCTGTTAGGTTTTTCCAATTTAGAGGCCTTATGGCTTATAATTTTGGTCCAAAACATAAGTCTCCTGCATCACCAAGGCCAGGAACGATATAAGATTTATCATTCAATTCGGCATCTACTGCTCCTAACCAAAGCGAGTGCTCAGTTTGTATATTGTTATTTACATAATCTACCCCCTCTTGAGCTGCAATAGCGGCTACAATATGAACATGTTTAGGTGTTCCATTTTTTAATAAGCCCTCATAAGCTTTCACTAAAGACTTTCCAGAAGCAAGCATTGGATCGACCAATACAACTACTTTACCAGTCAAATCATCTGAAGCCACATACTCCATGTTTATTTCCACTTCCTCTCCTGCTTTTGTTGGCATACGGTAAGAAGCAATAAAAGCACTATTTGCATGATCAAAGACATTTAAAACCCCTTGATACATTGGAACCCCCGCTCTCAAAATGGTAGTAATTACCAACTCGTCTTTAATCTCACAAGAATTGGCTACAGCTAAAGGCGTTTGGATTTGCTTCGGAGCATAATCCAATGTCTTTGATAACTCGTAGGCTAAAATTTCACCAATTCGTTCCAAGTTTCTTCTGAAACGCATACGGTCTTTCTGAATCTCGATATCTCTTAATTCATTGACAAACTGCGTTCCTATGGAGTTATTTTCAGTAAGAATAAACATGCCTTCTATTATTTTCTAAATGTTACTTATTCTCTAAAAAAGAGAACATCTATACAAAGGTAATCGCTCAATAGTGCAAAAAAAGAAATAAGATGATTCAAATCCTAACTCTAATTTCTCACTACCGAAAAAAGCTCTGCTTCCAGTCTTGGTAGCAGAGCTTTATCAAAATAAAATTTATACTTTACGCAAAGAATGCGATAATCTGCGAACAGAAAATTACTGTCACCAATGCAAATGGATAAACCGTAGCATAAGCAACACTTGGTGCATCTGTATCAGTCATTGGCTCAATAGCACTCAAACCTGGTGTTGAAGTCATACCTCCTGTCAAGGCTCCTAAAGCTGAGAAGAAATTGATTTTCAATACAACTCTTGCAATTACCGTAGAAACCACCATTGGGATAATAGTAATCAAAGCACCAATTCCAAAGATTCCAAAACCATTTTCAGCAATAGTAGGAACAATTTTAGAACCTGCACCAACTCCTACAGGAGTAAGGAATAATACAAGACCAAGAAGTCTCAACATTGCATTACCCTCTGAAGATAAGTTCCAAATGATTGGCCCCGTTTTTCCTTTCCAGCTCAAAAGCAAAGCAGCGATCAATACACCACCTGTTAGTCCTAGGCTAAACTCATTTCCTCCAGGAAGAGGGAAATTCACTTTACCTAAAAGAACTCCGATTACGATACCCATAGCAATAGGTAAGAAATCTGCTTGTTTCAAGGCTTTAGAGCTATTCCCTAATGCCTCACAAAGTGGTACAAAGTTTCCTTTTGTTACCGATACTTTCAATTTATCTCCAAAACGGATTTTAGTACTTGGTCTTGGTACTAAATCAATATCCGCTCTACGAATCCTTACTACAGTTGCTTGGTAGTTATCTCTCAAGTTCAATTCTTGAAGAGATTTCCCTACAACATCTTGCTTGGTTGCGATAATCCAATCTACCTCAAAAAGACCTGAACGAGGGATTTTCTTATCAGTTGGCGTACCCAACAAAAGTTCTACTTTATGTAGTGCTTCAGAGGTACCTACGGCTCTCACCAAATCTCCTTCGCTTAAAACAGTATCT
Coding sequences within:
- a CDS encoding aspartate:alanine exchanger family transporter, with product MDFIIKVLTTDYFALFLIIGLGILLGRISIKGISFGVSAIIFVALFYGWFTQEVLGVPFAIPKIIQTLGLILFIFTIGMQAGPSFFESFRSQGSKLIIMAVLAVTTGCATTLGLAFLFDVDINIAAGLFTGALTSTPGLAAAIDSTGSDLASIGYGIAYPFGVIGVILFLRLSPKLFRVDLKKEDDNYKAQTTSSAPPVVNQNFIITNQNVFGKTIGDLSIRSMTKASISRVMHGDESISPNQDTVLSEGDLVRAVGTSEALHKVELLLGTPTDKKIPRSGLFEVDWIIATKQDVVGKSLQELNLRDNYQATVVRIRRADIDLVPRPSTKIRFGDKLKVSVTKGNFVPLCEALGNSSKALKQADFLPIAMGIVIGVLLGKVNFPLPGGNEFSLGLTGGVLIAALLLSWKGKTGPIIWNLSSEGNAMLRLLGLVLFLTPVGVGAGSKIVPTIAENGFGIFGIGALITIIPMVVSTVIARVVLKINFFSALGALTGGMTSTPGLSAIEPMTDTDAPSVAYATVYPFALVTVIFCSQIIAFFA
- the upp gene encoding uracil phosphoribosyltransferase — encoded protein: MFILTENNSIGTQFVNELRDIEIQKDRMRFRRNLERIGEILAYELSKTLDYAPKQIQTPLAVANSCEIKDELVITTILRAGVPMYQGVLNVFDHANSAFIASYRMPTKAGEEVEINMEYVASDDLTGKVVVLVDPMLASGKSLVKAYEGLLKNGTPKHVHIVAAIAAQEGVDYVNNNIQTEHSLWLGAVDAELNDKSYIVPGLGDAGDLCFGPKL